In the Flavobacteriales bacterium genome, one interval contains:
- the porV gene encoding type IX secretion system outer membrane channel protein PorV yields MTRVKRFLYLQTNFLSMLNTLRITALIAIIWVSPNFMGQTQQIIGQSDDEDLNTITTAVPFLIIAPDTRSGGMGEAGVSISPDANSIHWNPAKLAFAESDFEMSLSYSPWLRKLVRDMNLAYLSGYSKIDDNQAIGASLRFFSLGSIQFTDEQGNDIRNFEPTEFAIDGAYAIKLSERFSGGMAARFIYSNLTGGVITSSGGESKPGTAFSVDVSGYYENDDIRIGDFDAVLSAGFNISNIGSKMSYTQAAERDFIPINFRIGPTLKLLLDEYNSLAFTVDVNKLLVPTPPVYLVDEEGNFVTDGSGNLVIASGDDPNRGVASGMFGSFSDAPGNVTIFDDGTVEVEEGSVFREEMREINLATGFEYWYADQFALRGGYFYEHPTKGARQFFTLGAGVKYNVFAFDFSYLIAAQNRNPLANTLRFTLRLNLDGAKKSAAGQEG; encoded by the coding sequence ATGACACGCGTCAAGCGTTTCTTATATTTGCAAACCAATTTTCTGAGCATGTTGAACACCCTGAGAATCACAGCATTGATCGCCATTATTTGGGTCTCTCCCAATTTCATGGGACAGACACAACAGATCATTGGTCAAAGTGATGATGAAGACCTCAATACCATCACTACGGCCGTGCCCTTCCTGATCATAGCGCCCGATACCCGTTCTGGAGGAATGGGAGAAGCTGGAGTGTCCATCTCACCGGATGCGAATTCCATTCATTGGAATCCGGCCAAATTGGCCTTTGCAGAGAGTGATTTCGAGATGTCCCTTTCATACTCTCCGTGGCTGCGTAAGCTTGTGCGGGATATGAATCTGGCTTATCTGAGTGGCTATAGTAAGATCGATGATAATCAAGCGATAGGCGCCTCTCTGCGCTTCTTCTCGCTCGGGAGCATCCAGTTCACCGATGAACAAGGAAACGACATCCGGAATTTCGAACCCACCGAATTTGCCATCGATGGTGCGTATGCTATCAAGCTTTCTGAGCGTTTCTCTGGAGGTATGGCCGCACGATTCATCTATTCCAATCTGACCGGAGGAGTAATCACCTCTTCTGGAGGAGAGTCCAAGCCGGGTACAGCCTTCTCAGTAGATGTGAGCGGGTATTATGAGAACGATGATATACGTATCGGAGATTTCGATGCTGTACTCTCTGCTGGATTCAATATCTCCAACATCGGTTCCAAGATGTCATATACTCAAGCGGCCGAGCGGGACTTCATTCCGATCAATTTCCGTATCGGTCCTACCTTGAAATTGCTATTGGATGAGTACAACAGTCTGGCATTCACTGTAGATGTCAACAAGCTACTCGTACCTACTCCTCCTGTATATCTGGTGGATGAAGAAGGGAACTTCGTGACCGATGGGTCAGGTAATCTGGTCATTGCTTCTGGAGATGACCCCAACCGCGGTGTCGCATCCGGTATGTTCGGATCCTTCTCAGATGCACCGGGCAATGTGACCATCTTCGATGACGGTACTGTAGAAGTAGAGGAAGGAAGTGTATTCAGAGAAGAGATGAGAGAGATCAATCTGGCTACAGGCTTCGAATACTGGTATGCTGATCAATTCGCTCTCAGAGGGGGATATTTCTACGAGCATCCTACCAAAGGTGCCCGGCAATTCTTCACCTTGGGAGCAGGGGTCAAATACAATGTCTTTGCATTCGACTTCTCCTACCTGATCGCTGCCCAGAATCGTAACCCACTGGCCAATACATTGAGGTTCACCCTCAGGTTGAATCTAGATGGGGCTAAAAAGTCTGCTGCCGGCCAAGAAGGCTGA
- a CDS encoding type IX secretion system membrane protein PorP/SprF — translation MRKTVLKCLLALTLIGFSTLESMGQDPQFTQFYANPLYLNPAFAGTARCPRFVLNYRNQWPSLPGSFVTYSASYDQHVPVISGGIGFIAMRDEAGRGVLSTTSFSGIYSYQRPISRKFSMKFGLQASYSQKSLDWSRLTFGDQIDSRRGFIYQTQETERGGSVGFFDASAGVLGFTDEFYIGGAVHHINEPNESLILGTSRLPMKFTGHAGAVLPIDGKSKSLSEATISPNVLYQRQADFQQINVGLYLSKGPIVVGAWYRFEDSFIALVGLQTDVLKVGYSYDLTTSQLTTETGGSHEISLAFQLECKNNRRSRFRTISCPSF, via the coding sequence ATGAGAAAAACCGTGTTGAAATGCTTGCTGGCCTTGACTCTCATTGGCTTTTCCACTTTGGAGAGCATGGGTCAGGATCCACAGTTCACCCAGTTCTATGCGAATCCGCTCTACCTCAATCCAGCGTTTGCAGGTACAGCGAGATGTCCGCGCTTTGTACTTAATTACAGAAATCAGTGGCCTTCGCTGCCTGGGTCTTTTGTAACCTATAGTGCAAGCTATGACCAACACGTGCCGGTGATCTCCGGTGGAATCGGATTTATCGCCATGCGCGATGAGGCCGGAAGAGGCGTGTTGAGCACCACGAGCTTCAGCGGGATCTACTCCTACCAGCGTCCGATCTCTCGGAAATTCTCCATGAAATTCGGATTACAGGCCAGCTATTCCCAAAAATCATTGGATTGGTCCAGGCTCACATTCGGTGACCAGATAGATAGCCGCAGAGGATTCATCTATCAGACGCAGGAAACAGAAAGAGGTGGCAGCGTAGGATTCTTCGATGCGAGCGCGGGTGTGCTTGGTTTCACAGATGAATTCTATATCGGAGGTGCAGTTCATCACATCAATGAGCCCAATGAATCCCTCATTCTCGGAACCAGTAGACTACCGATGAAGTTCACAGGACATGCCGGTGCTGTATTGCCCATCGATGGGAAGAGTAAGAGTCTGAGCGAAGCGACCATCTCGCCTAACGTACTGTATCAAAGGCAAGCAGACTTCCAACAGATCAATGTGGGTCTATATCTTTCCAAAGGTCCCATCGTAGTGGGTGCTTGGTATAGATTCGAAGACAGCTTCATTGCCTTGGTCGGACTGCAGACAGATGTGTTGAAAGTAGGCTACAGTTATGACCTTACTACCTCACAATTGACCACCGAGACCGGAGGGTCACATGAGATCTCTCTTGCGTTCCAGTTGGAGTGTAAGAACAATAGAAGAAGTCGATTCAGGACAATAAGCTGCCCTAGTTTCTAG
- the porU gene encoding type IX secretion system sortase PorU — translation MSGCSILRIFWIALLSMSFQYILGQELSIDLDWSSGLSAERDTDASIPDIWFQGAHQSDIHPELPEFGAIVPIPFDSETSGIQLRNPRIEEIVLPASLAQMIENEEFRSEVQAFQSRGQAQARLRIFPFRKRFDGKIERLLGADIRLNTTKKTTTSQTKTFVQQSKLATGDWYRIPISRDGIYRLDRDYFQGLGVDVNGIDPNDINIYGNDQGLLPYNNSEFRYDDLQVKAVEFVGGGDGSFDSGDYILFYAKGPHRWEYDDSDEEFKHVKHLYMDVAYNFIGIGIEAPVRIGVGTQPTGTAQEVVTTFDDHSFHEEDLENVIKSGRRMVGEQFGLSGQLNFSGSEFSFENVDTQSSAKVRMRGVARTVGASVFSEMSYTCQGNTESFTLQGTSPTSYTITRSKERVLEFIPTSGNLAISTTFSPGGTDADGWVDFFSINVRRRLERTSSQLHFRDARSWQSADVVEFQISDVQGSDRLWRVTESISPEIWEYDLVSDMASFKTDTDDLHEFVLFNPSNALSPGTGQAVANQDLHSSPQYDMVIVSAVPFLATAEKVADVHREEGLSVFVVEPQTIYNEFSCGMQDITAIKMFMKMLYDRADADPTSFPDYLLLIGDGNYDNTDIDPRNSIYLPTYQSAESNSLTQSFVSDDYFGLLDDDEGEIGGTVDIGIGRFPVRSVDEAEAIYAKIIRYKSRSTGVVNGVCAEEASTPFGDWKNRVLLIGDDEDSNTHMSQANTLGNILESVDEDYIIDKIFLDAYLQETTPGGDRYPQAAEELRRSIERGVFLASYTGHGGEVGWAAERILDVPTIQSLTNANNLPLLLTATCEFSRFDDPGRTSAGEFILLNPEGGVIALLTTTRLVYANPNFILSQNFFDVVMRSDQDSYVCSSAGGDFTMDLPNGLRLGDIIRISKNCTVGNEVNKANFSLLGDPALQLSYPELDIFIHPDSITDSQGLPLDTVKALQKVRVSGEVRQNGALATDFQGVVEPSVYDKEVTIQTLSNDGGNPYSFSLRQNIIYKGRASVKDGRFQFEFVVPKDISYQEGAGKLHLYALSDDTDAQGSRSGFQVGGTDLNAPQDEAGPGIDLFLNSEAFVDGGLTNESPTLIAKVFDDNGINTVGNGIGHDITAVLDGNTADPIVLNDYYESDLDSYQSGQVRYTLDGLSEGEHTLTFKVWDIYNNSSTKEISFIVEKQEDLVLDNVLNYPNPFTTRTEFLFEHNQDCALLSVEIQIFTVSGRLVKTIQEVVDTHTGLRDRLVWDGRDDYGDELGRGVYVYRLKVSTPQGEKEEVFEKLVLL, via the coding sequence ATGAGTGGTTGCTCGATACTACGCATCTTTTGGATAGCCCTCCTGTCCATGTCCTTCCAATACATACTTGGTCAGGAGCTTTCTATCGACTTGGACTGGTCTTCAGGCCTATCGGCCGAGCGAGATACCGATGCCTCGATTCCTGATATATGGTTCCAAGGTGCACATCAGTCAGACATCCATCCCGAGCTGCCTGAATTCGGTGCCATTGTTCCTATTCCATTTGACTCGGAGACCTCAGGAATACAATTGAGGAATCCAAGGATCGAAGAAATTGTACTGCCGGCCTCCTTGGCCCAGATGATAGAGAATGAGGAATTCCGCTCAGAGGTGCAGGCCTTTCAGAGCCGAGGGCAAGCTCAGGCTCGATTACGCATATTCCCATTTCGGAAGCGATTTGATGGAAAGATCGAACGTTTGCTCGGAGCCGACATTCGATTGAATACCACCAAGAAGACGACTACAAGCCAAACGAAGACCTTTGTTCAACAGTCTAAATTGGCAACTGGAGACTGGTACCGTATCCCTATCTCTAGAGACGGAATCTATCGATTGGATAGAGACTATTTCCAGGGTCTAGGCGTGGATGTGAACGGAATCGACCCGAACGATATCAATATCTACGGCAACGATCAAGGGCTTCTGCCCTATAATAATTCCGAGTTCCGCTACGATGACCTGCAGGTCAAAGCGGTCGAGTTCGTGGGAGGAGGAGATGGCAGTTTCGATTCCGGAGACTATATCCTCTTCTATGCCAAGGGACCGCATCGATGGGAGTATGATGATTCGGATGAGGAATTCAAGCACGTCAAGCATCTATATATGGATGTGGCCTATAACTTCATCGGTATAGGTATAGAGGCACCTGTGCGCATAGGAGTCGGTACACAACCGACCGGTACGGCTCAGGAGGTGGTGACCACCTTTGATGATCACTCCTTCCATGAAGAGGATCTGGAGAATGTCATCAAATCAGGAAGGCGGATGGTCGGAGAGCAATTCGGGCTTAGTGGTCAATTGAACTTCAGTGGTTCTGAATTCAGTTTTGAGAATGTAGATACACAGTCTTCAGCCAAAGTGCGCATGCGGGGTGTAGCGCGGACGGTAGGTGCTTCTGTATTTTCTGAGATGAGTTATACCTGTCAAGGGAACACAGAATCATTCACCCTACAAGGAACTTCCCCCACTTCCTATACCATCACACGCTCCAAGGAGCGCGTCCTGGAATTCATACCTACCAGTGGTAATCTGGCCATCTCCACCACTTTCAGTCCGGGAGGCACGGATGCTGATGGCTGGGTGGACTTCTTCTCTATCAACGTCAGAAGGAGACTGGAACGCACTTCATCACAGCTGCACTTCAGGGATGCCCGTTCATGGCAAAGTGCTGATGTTGTGGAATTCCAGATAAGCGATGTGCAGGGATCGGATAGACTCTGGAGGGTGACCGAATCGATCAGTCCCGAAATATGGGAGTATGACCTGGTATCAGATATGGCTTCATTCAAGACGGATACGGATGACTTGCACGAGTTCGTGCTCTTCAACCCTTCCAATGCGTTGAGTCCGGGTACTGGTCAGGCAGTTGCCAATCAAGACCTACATAGCTCCCCTCAGTATGACATGGTGATCGTTTCTGCCGTTCCCTTCCTCGCTACCGCTGAGAAAGTGGCCGATGTCCATCGGGAAGAAGGGCTTTCTGTCTTTGTGGTAGAACCTCAGACCATTTATAATGAATTCTCATGCGGAATGCAGGACATCACAGCTATCAAGATGTTCATGAAGATGCTCTACGATCGAGCAGATGCAGACCCCACATCCTTTCCGGATTATCTGCTCTTGATAGGAGATGGGAATTATGACAACACGGATATCGACCCAAGGAACTCTATCTACCTGCCCACCTATCAGTCGGCCGAATCCAATAGTCTTACTCAGTCCTTCGTCTCAGATGACTATTTCGGATTGTTGGATGATGATGAAGGTGAGATAGGCGGCACCGTGGATATCGGAATAGGACGATTCCCGGTGAGAAGTGTAGATGAGGCTGAAGCCATCTATGCCAAGATCATCCGTTACAAGAGCCGTTCGACCGGTGTGGTCAATGGGGTATGCGCTGAAGAGGCGAGCACTCCTTTCGGAGACTGGAAGAATCGCGTGCTTCTTATTGGAGATGATGAGGATAGCAACACGCACATGTCACAGGCCAATACGCTTGGCAATATCCTGGAAAGTGTAGATGAGGATTATATCATCGACAAGATATTCCTCGATGCCTATCTGCAAGAGACCACTCCAGGAGGTGACCGCTACCCGCAGGCAGCCGAAGAATTACGAAGGAGTATAGAACGAGGAGTGTTCTTGGCCAGTTATACCGGCCACGGAGGTGAAGTGGGTTGGGCGGCAGAGCGCATCCTGGATGTGCCTACCATACAATCATTGACCAATGCCAACAACCTGCCTCTGCTCCTCACAGCTACTTGCGAGTTCTCGAGGTTCGATGATCCAGGTCGAACATCGGCCGGTGAATTCATTCTCCTCAATCCAGAGGGAGGAGTGATCGCATTGCTCACCACCACACGATTGGTCTATGCCAACCCCAATTTCATTCTCAGTCAGAACTTCTTTGATGTGGTCATGCGCTCGGATCAGGACAGTTATGTCTGTAGCAGTGCAGGAGGAGACTTCACGATGGATCTTCCAAATGGATTGCGACTAGGGGATATCATACGCATCTCTAAGAATTGTACGGTAGGGAACGAGGTGAACAAAGCGAATTTCTCTCTTCTCGGAGACCCCGCTCTGCAATTGAGCTATCCTGAATTGGACATCTTCATCCACCCGGACAGCATCACCGATAGCCAAGGACTTCCATTGGACACGGTCAAAGCCCTTCAGAAGGTACGCGTCTCCGGTGAGGTCAGACAGAATGGAGCACTGGCGACCGATTTCCAAGGTGTGGTGGAACCCAGTGTGTATGATAAGGAAGTGACGATACAGACCTTGAGCAATGACGGAGGAAACCCCTATTCCTTCTCGCTCAGACAGAACATCATCTATAAAGGTCGAGCTAGTGTAAAGGACGGTCGCTTCCAGTTCGAATTTGTTGTACCCAAAGACATCAGCTACCAGGAAGGAGCTGGGAAACTGCATCTCTATGCCCTCTCTGATGATACGGACGCCCAAGGATCCCGATCTGGATTCCAAGTGGGAGGCACCGACCTGAATGCCCCTCAAGATGAGGCGGGACCCGGAATCGACCTCTTCTTGAATTCAGAAGCCTTCGTAGATGGCGGATTGACCAATGAGTCTCCAACGCTGATCGCCAAGGTATTCGATGACAATGGGATCAATACTGTAGGAAATGGGATAGGTCATGACATCACGGCTGTACTTGATGGCAATACAGCGGACCCCATTGTACTCAATGACTATTACGAATCGGATCTGGACTCCTACCAGAGCGGTCAGGTTCGGTATACCCTTGATGGTCTCAGCGAGGGTGAACATACCTTGACCTTCAAAGTGTGGGATATCTATAATAACTCGAGTACCAAAGAGATAAGCTTCATCGTAGAGAAACAAGAAGACCTGGTATTGGATAATGTCTTGAACTATCCCAATCCCTTCACTACGCGCACAGAGTTTCTTTTCGAACACAATCAGGATTGTGCCTTATTGAGTGTAGAGATACAGATATTCACGGTCTCGGGACGATTGGTCAAGACCATCCAAGAAGTGGTGGACACCCATACGGGCCTACGTGATCGATTGGTCTGGGACGGTCGCGATGACTACGGAGATGAGCTTGGACGCGGTGTATACGTCTATCGATTGAAAGTGAGTACACCCCAAGGAGAAAAAGAGGAAGTATTCGAAAAACTGGTACTTCTCTGA
- a CDS encoding cytidine deaminase, whose translation MADERQITFRYTEYDSLDELDDASVALLQEAEKAMGRAYAPYSHFHVGAAVRLESGKVYTGNNQENVAYPSGLCAERVALFHAMSQDPKSIIEAVAITARSEDFELTRVITPCGACRQALLEYEVNAASPIQVILGSTAGRTIVVDSVLSMLPLSFCETKLKKG comes from the coding sequence ATGGCAGACGAACGCCAGATCACGTTCAGATATACCGAGTACGACTCATTGGATGAGTTGGACGATGCTTCAGTAGCCTTGCTCCAAGAAGCCGAGAAGGCCATGGGAAGGGCCTATGCTCCCTATTCGCATTTTCATGTAGGCGCTGCCGTCCGGCTGGAGAGTGGCAAGGTCTATACTGGGAACAATCAGGAGAATGTAGCCTACCCTTCGGGTCTGTGTGCTGAACGAGTGGCCCTGTTCCATGCCATGTCACAGGATCCGAAGTCCATCATAGAAGCGGTGGCCATCACAGCGCGATCAGAGGATTTCGAGCTTACCCGCGTTATTACACCCTGTGGTGCATGCCGTCAGGCTTTGCTGGAATATGAGGTCAATGCCGCTAGTCCCATCCAAGTCATTCTAGGCAGTACGGCAGGTCGTACGATCGTGGTGGATTCCGTGCTTTCCATGCTTCCCTTGTCCTTCTGCGAGACCAAGCTCAAAAAGGGCTGA